One window from the genome of Paracoccus marcusii encodes:
- a CDS encoding sulfotransferase, whose protein sequence is MTSTSPQTDLTVPPVRTALIVLGMHRSGTSALAGVLGHLGAALPQDLMAPSDMNAKGFFESNRITGLNDRLLAQAGFTWWDPRRFPAAWFDTPEAATLLDEAVEVLRADYGDAALFVMKDPRICRLLPFWTAALDRFGAQVRIVHTHRAAWDVAASLARWAEYEPEFGLVLWSRHVLDAEAGSRALPRCFTSFEALMDDWRAVARHIADALDLDWPRGPDQAGAAVDDFLSRDLQHFRGASATGPDGQPLPPVAAELQQVLGAWVDEGESSQDHDRLDRLRSALDASGPLFDGLALRTVHRARQVAHLSGRVESLTADLTQAHRDLSRAGQEADRRDAQIAEQAERLEVMERRQHVASVQLRQLTEQREREMQERLRLAIALDDPNAMADRLDDLAERVERVTAERRRERDRLNAEAEAMAAEGARLREDLATARAERDAAQRWGATREAELLASTSWRVTAPLRAVSRVARRLRP, encoded by the coding sequence ATGACCTCGACCAGCCCGCAGACCGACCTGACCGTGCCGCCGGTCAGAACCGCCCTGATCGTGCTGGGCATGCACAGGTCGGGAACTTCGGCGTTGGCGGGTGTGCTGGGGCATCTGGGTGCGGCACTTCCGCAGGACCTGATGGCGCCCTCGGACATGAACGCCAAGGGGTTCTTCGAATCGAACCGCATCACCGGGCTAAACGACCGTCTGCTGGCGCAGGCTGGCTTCACCTGGTGGGACCCGCGCCGCTTTCCCGCCGCATGGTTCGACACCCCCGAGGCGGCCACCCTGCTGGACGAGGCCGTCGAGGTGCTGCGGGCGGATTACGGCGATGCGGCGCTGTTCGTCATGAAGGACCCGCGGATCTGCCGCCTGCTGCCGTTCTGGACTGCCGCGTTGGACCGCTTCGGTGCGCAGGTCCGGATCGTGCACACGCACCGTGCCGCGTGGGACGTCGCCGCGTCGCTGGCCCGGTGGGCGGAGTACGAGCCCGAGTTCGGGCTGGTGCTGTGGTCGCGCCACGTCCTGGACGCCGAGGCCGGCAGTCGCGCACTGCCGCGCTGCTTCACCAGCTTCGAGGCGCTGATGGACGACTGGCGCGCCGTGGCCCGCCATATCGCCGACGCGCTGGACCTGGACTGGCCGCGGGGCCCGGATCAGGCCGGTGCCGCGGTGGACGATTTCCTCAGCCGTGACCTGCAGCATTTCCGCGGCGCATCGGCGACCGGTCCCGACGGCCAGCCCCTGCCTCCGGTGGCGGCAGAGTTGCAGCAGGTCCTGGGCGCATGGGTCGATGAGGGAGAATCGTCGCAGGATCACGATCGCCTTGACCGCCTGCGGTCGGCGCTGGATGCCAGCGGGCCGCTGTTCGACGGATTGGCCCTGCGGACCGTGCATCGTGCCCGTCAGGTGGCACATCTGTCGGGCCGGGTCGAAAGCCTGACGGCGGACCTGACCCAGGCGCACCGGGACCTGAGCCGTGCCGGGCAGGAGGCCGACCGCCGTGACGCCCAGATCGCCGAACAGGCAGAGCGTCTTGAGGTCATGGAGCGGCGCCAGCACGTCGCGTCGGTCCAGTTGCGACAGCTGACCGAACAGCGCGAACGCGAGATGCAGGAGCGCCTGCGGCTGGCCATCGCACTGGACGACCCGAACGCCATGGCGGACCGGCTGGACGACCTTGCCGAACGCGTGGAACGTGTCACCGCCGAACGCCGCAGGGAGCGCGACCGCCTGAACGCCGAAGCCGAGGCGATGGCCGCCGAAGGCGCGCGGCTGCGCGAGGACCTGGCCACGGCCCGTGCCGAACGCGATGCCGCGCAGCGCTGGGGTGCGACCCGCGAGGCGGAGCTGCTGGCCAGCACCTCGTGGCGCGTGACGGCGCCGCTGCGGGCGGTGTCGCGTGTGGCGCGGCGGCTGCGGCCCTAG
- a CDS encoding UbiH/UbiF/VisC/COQ6 family ubiquinone biosynthesis hydroxylase: protein MTQDFDIVVAGGGLNGPTLALALAQAGLRVAVVDPRPARARSGAGFDGRAYSLAIASVRVLRALGLWDRLAPDAQPIHQIKASQGQPGEGAGHFFLHFDSAELGEGPVGHMLEDRFLHAALTDAMEGTVTTLPGLSVTGQEVGPAGVTAILSDGQRLTARLLVGADGRGSGVATRAGIRRQGWDYGQTALVAAIDHALPHQDIAHQYFMATGPLAILPLPGNRSNIVWSETTANAAAIAALDDAAFLAVLRPRFGDFLGDLSLAGPRFSYPLSLSLAERYVADRVALVGDAAHGVHPIAGQGLNLGLRDVAALAEVLVDAARRGEDIGSTLVLERYQAWRRPDATTLALGMDGVNRLFATDNPAVAGLRGAGMGVVDALPGLRRGFMRQAAGLSVSPMPRMLAGQAL from the coding sequence ATGACACAGGATTTCGACATCGTGGTGGCCGGGGGCGGGCTGAACGGCCCGACCCTGGCGCTGGCGCTGGCCCAGGCCGGGCTGCGCGTGGCCGTGGTCGATCCGCGCCCCGCGCGCGCGCGGTCGGGGGCAGGTTTCGACGGGCGGGCCTATTCGCTGGCCATCGCCTCGGTCCGCGTGCTGCGGGCGCTTGGCCTGTGGGACCGGCTGGCCCCCGACGCCCAGCCCATCCACCAGATCAAGGCGTCCCAAGGGCAGCCCGGAGAGGGCGCGGGCCATTTCTTCCTGCATTTCGACAGCGCCGAGCTGGGCGAAGGCCCGGTGGGCCACATGCTGGAGGACCGCTTCCTGCACGCCGCCCTGACCGATGCGATGGAAGGCACGGTCACCACCCTGCCCGGCCTGTCCGTCACCGGCCAGGAGGTCGGCCCGGCGGGCGTCACCGCGATCCTGTCTGACGGGCAGCGGCTGACGGCGCGGCTGCTGGTCGGTGCGGACGGGCGCGGGTCGGGCGTGGCCACGCGCGCGGGCATCCGGCGCCAGGGCTGGGATTACGGCCAGACCGCGCTGGTCGCGGCCATCGACCATGCTCTGCCCCATCAGGACATCGCGCATCAGTATTTCATGGCGACCGGGCCGCTGGCGATCCTGCCCCTGCCCGGCAACCGCAGCAACATCGTCTGGTCGGAAACCACCGCGAACGCCGCGGCCATCGCCGCCCTGGACGACGCCGCCTTCCTGGCGGTCCTGCGGCCGCGCTTTGGCGATTTCCTGGGCGATCTGTCGCTGGCGGGGCCGCGCTTCAGCTATCCACTGTCGCTGTCCCTGGCCGAACGCTATGTCGCCGACCGCGTGGCGCTGGTGGGGGACGCGGCGCATGGGGTCCATCCCATCGCGGGCCAGGGCCTGAACCTGGGCCTGCGCGACGTAGCCGCCCTGGCCGAGGTGCTGGTCGATGCCGCCCGGCGCGGCGAGGATATCGGCAGCACGCTGGTGCTGGAGCGGTATCAGGCGTGGCGCAGACCGGATGCGACGACGCTGGCACTGGGCATGGACGGGGTGAACCGACTGTTCGCGACCGACAATCCGGCCGTGGCCGGGCTGCGCGGCGCGGGCATGGGCGTGGTCGATGCACTGCCGGGACTGCGGCGCGGCTTCATGCGGCAGGCGGCGGGGCTGTCCGTGTCGCCGATGCCGCGGATGCTGGCGGGTCAGGCGCTTTAA
- a CDS encoding glutaminase, with the protein MTLERFLQDLDRDIRKAADWGKVADYIPELAGVAPDQFGIAVALADGQVLTAGQADRGFSIQSVSKVFALACVLGRIGEQLWLRVGREPSGDRFDSILLLEQEKGRPRNPFINAGAIVVTDQLLTGRSPQQTLAEILGFVRAAAEDDDIHIDKAVARSEARTGYRNAALAHYLRSFGNLRNPPDHVIGTYVHQCAIEMSCIQLARAGRVIAGLDCAPPLLAPVKQRRINALMMTCGQYDGSGNFAFRVGMPAKSGVGGGLLVIAPGKASIAIWSPGLDGWGNSQMGTLAAERLAEFTGWSVFG; encoded by the coding sequence ATGACGCTTGAACGCTTTCTGCAGGACCTGGACCGCGACATCCGCAAGGCTGCCGATTGGGGCAAAGTCGCCGACTATATCCCCGAACTGGCCGGCGTCGCCCCCGATCAGTTCGGCATCGCCGTGGCCCTGGCGGACGGACAGGTGCTGACCGCCGGGCAGGCGGATCGGGGATTTTCCATCCAATCGGTCAGCAAGGTGTTCGCGCTGGCCTGCGTGCTGGGCCGCATCGGCGAACAGTTGTGGCTGCGCGTGGGGCGCGAGCCGTCGGGCGACCGGTTCGATTCGATCCTGCTCTTGGAACAGGAGAAGGGCCGGCCCCGGAACCCGTTCATCAACGCGGGCGCCATTGTGGTCACCGACCAGCTGCTGACCGGACGCAGCCCCCAGCAGACCCTGGCCGAGATCCTGGGCTTCGTGCGCGCGGCGGCGGAGGATGACGACATCCACATCGACAAGGCCGTCGCCCGGTCCGAGGCGCGGACCGGATACCGCAACGCGGCGCTGGCGCATTACCTGCGCAGCTTCGGCAATCTGCGCAATCCGCCGGATCATGTCATCGGCACCTATGTCCACCAATGCGCGATCGAGATGTCCTGCATCCAGCTGGCCCGCGCGGGCCGGGTGATCGCCGGGCTGGACTGCGCGCCGCCCCTGCTGGCCCCGGTGAAACAGCGGCGCATCAACGCGCTGATGATGACCTGCGGGCAATATGACGGGTCGGGCAATTTCGCCTTCCGCGTGGGCATGCCCGCCAAGTCCGGCGTGGGGGGTGGGCTGCTGGTCATCGCGCCGGGCAAGGCGTCGATCGCGATCTGGTCGCCGGGGCTGGACGGATGGGGCAATTCGCAGATGGGCACGCTGGCCGCCGAACGGCTGGCCGAATTCACCGGCTGGTCGGTCTTCGGCTGA
- a CDS encoding MFS transporter — translation MPHSRILTPVLIGGSLILLINFALRASFGVFQIPIAQDFGWPRAEFSLAIAIQNLAWGIGQPIFGAMAERWGDRWAIIVGAILYSSGLILTAFATTPASIQLLEIIVGFGIAGTGFGVILAVVGRAASDDNRSLALGIATAAGSAGQVFGAPLAEGLLAFYPWQSVFIIFGVIVLSTMLFLPMLGDGRPATPSQLEDSMGTVLRRAFRDPSFMMIFAGFFSCGYQLGFITAHFPAMITEMCGPIDPAGMLAGLGITTTSALGAIAISLIGLANIGGAILAGYLGKRYTKKYLLAGIYTLRTIAAAAFILTPMTPATVVVFSLVMGGLWLATVPLTSGLVAYIYGLRYMGTLYGFVFLSHQLGSFMGVWLGGKLYDASGDYFLVWWIGVGIGAFSALIHLPVREAPYRIPAPAI, via the coding sequence ATGCCCCATTCCCGCATCCTGACACCCGTGCTGATCGGCGGATCGCTGATCCTGCTGATCAACTTTGCACTGCGCGCCAGCTTTGGCGTGTTCCAGATTCCCATCGCACAGGATTTCGGCTGGCCGCGGGCCGAGTTCTCGCTGGCCATCGCGATCCAGAACCTGGCCTGGGGCATCGGCCAGCCGATCTTCGGCGCGATGGCGGAACGATGGGGCGACCGGTGGGCGATCATCGTCGGCGCGATCCTCTACAGCTCCGGCCTGATCCTGACCGCCTTCGCCACGACCCCGGCCAGCATCCAGCTGCTGGAGATCATCGTGGGCTTTGGCATCGCGGGCACCGGGTTCGGGGTGATCCTGGCCGTGGTCGGCCGGGCCGCCAGCGACGACAACCGCAGCCTGGCCCTGGGCATCGCCACCGCCGCCGGATCGGCGGGACAGGTCTTCGGCGCACCCCTGGCCGAAGGGCTGCTGGCCTTCTATCCGTGGCAGTCGGTCTTCATCATCTTCGGCGTGATCGTCCTGTCGACGATGCTGTTCCTGCCGATGCTGGGGGACGGCAGGCCCGCGACCCCGTCGCAGCTGGAGGACAGCATGGGCACCGTGCTGCGGCGCGCGTTCCGCGACCCGTCCTTCATGATGATCTTTGCGGGGTTCTTCTCCTGCGGCTATCAGCTGGGCTTCATCACCGCGCATTTCCCCGCGATGATCACCGAGATGTGCGGCCCCATCGACCCTGCCGGCATGCTGGCGGGCCTGGGCATCACCACCACGTCGGCGCTTGGGGCGATCGCCATCTCGTTGATCGGGCTGGCGAATATCGGCGGGGCGATCCTCGCGGGATATCTGGGCAAGCGCTACACCAAGAAATACCTGCTGGCGGGCATCTACACGCTGCGCACCATCGCCGCCGCGGCCTTCATCCTGACGCCGATGACGCCTGCCACGGTGGTCGTGTTCTCGCTGGTCATGGGGGGGCTGTGGCTGGCCACGGTGCCGCTGACCTCGGGTCTGGTCGCCTATATCTATGGGCTGCGCTACATGGGGACGCTTTACGGGTTCGTGTTCCTGTCTCACCAGCTGGGATCGTTCATGGGGGTCTGGCTGGGGGGCAAGCTGTACGACGCGTCGGGCGACTATTTCCTGGTCTGGTGGATCGGCGTGGGCATCGGGGCCTTCAGCGCCCTGATCCACCTGCCCGTCCGCGAGGCGCCCTATCGCATCCCCGCGCCCGCCATCTGA
- a CDS encoding LolA family protein: MNIRTLALAPALLVAMAFPALAERIPLSEISRYLNSLTTVTSEFTQINPDGTVSTGTVYIQRPGRVRFEYDNDPTLVLASGGNVAIFDGKSNGGPQQYPLSQTPLSIILDANVNLGRQGMVTGHSEQNNGTVVTAQDPQRPQNGTIQMVFTAPTELRQWVVTDDTGQKTTVILGEMSKGGTIPASRFSIQSEVQRR; the protein is encoded by the coding sequence ATGAACATACGCACCCTCGCCCTTGCGCCCGCCCTTCTTGTCGCCATGGCCTTTCCGGCCTTGGCCGAACGTATCCCGCTGTCCGAGATCTCGCGCTATCTCAACAGCCTGACCACGGTCACGTCCGAGTTCACGCAGATCAACCCGGATGGCACGGTATCGACGGGGACCGTCTATATCCAGCGTCCCGGCCGGGTGCGGTTCGAATACGACAACGACCCGACACTGGTTCTGGCATCGGGCGGCAACGTGGCGATCTTCGACGGCAAGTCGAACGGCGGCCCGCAGCAGTATCCCTTGTCCCAGACGCCGCTGTCGATCATCCTGGATGCCAACGTGAACCTGGGCCGCCAAGGCATGGTCACCGGTCACAGCGAACAGAACAACGGCACCGTCGTCACCGCGCAGGACCCGCAGCGGCCGCAGAACGGCACCATCCAGATGGTGTTCACCGCGCCGACAGAGCTGCGCCAGTGGGTCGTCACAGACGATACCGGCCAGAAGACCACCGTGATCCTTGGAGAGATGTCAAAGGGCGGAACGATCCCTGCCTCGCGCTTTTCGATCCAGTCCGAGGTGCAGCGCCGCTGA
- a CDS encoding SDR family oxidoreductase, translating into MKMLVFGHGYSAGFLTPLLTARGWQVTGTTRDDPDRVAAAGAVPLLWPGSEDALRTAIVQADAILVSTAPGPDGDPVLAAFRDDLARARPRWLGYLSTTGVYGDRDGGWVDEDSVLDGSGPRGQARIAAEGAWQDLARAHDLPLHIFRLAGIYGPGRGPFQKVRDGTARRIIKPGQVFSRIHVEDIAQVLLASIDAPDPIGIYNVCDDDPAPPQDVIAHAATLLGLPLPPAVPFDQADMTPMARSFYGDSKRVRNDRIKRDLGVTLHYPDYRTGLAALLAQGA; encoded by the coding sequence ATGAAGATGCTCGTTTTCGGTCACGGCTACAGCGCCGGCTTCCTGACACCCCTGTTGACCGCCCGCGGCTGGCAGGTCACCGGCACCACCCGCGACGACCCTGACCGCGTCGCGGCCGCAGGCGCCGTGCCCCTGCTGTGGCCGGGGTCCGAGGATGCGCTGCGCACGGCCATCGTCCAGGCCGACGCGATCCTGGTCAGCACCGCGCCCGGACCGGACGGCGACCCTGTTCTGGCCGCGTTCCGCGACGACTTGGCTCGCGCGCGGCCTCGCTGGCTGGGCTATCTGTCGACCACCGGCGTCTATGGCGACCGCGACGGGGGCTGGGTCGACGAGGATTCGGTTCTGGACGGATCGGGCCCGCGCGGCCAGGCCCGCATCGCCGCCGAAGGCGCATGGCAGGACCTGGCGCGGGCGCATGACCTGCCGCTGCACATCTTTCGGTTGGCGGGGATCTATGGTCCCGGTCGCGGTCCGTTCCAGAAGGTCCGCGACGGCACCGCGCGGCGCATCATCAAGCCCGGTCAGGTCTTCTCGCGCATCCATGTCGAGGATATCGCCCAGGTCCTGCTGGCCTCGATCGACGCGCCCGACCCGATCGGCATCTACAACGTCTGCGACGACGACCCGGCTCCGCCTCAGGACGTGATCGCCCATGCGGCGACCCTGCTAGGCCTGCCCTTGCCGCCTGCTGTGCCCTTCGATCAGGCCGACATGACCCCGATGGCGCGGTCCTTCTATGGCGACAGCAAGCGGGTCCGGAACGACCGGATCAAGCGCGACTTGGGCGTGACGCTGCACTATCCCGATTACCGGACCGGGCTGGCCGCCCTGCTGGCCCAGGGCGCGTGA
- a CDS encoding 5'-nucleotidase, lipoprotein e(P4) family, which produces MQPTHTPHDHAIAVRYQQASAEVRALQRQCYALATLRLRAAVDQAGGGAGLAVLSDIDETILDNSAVMAAAMHNEGMFQNIDTWLLWEREGNPHLIPGAAEFFALADSLGVTIFYVSDRFEENKLATIATLSRLGLPQVCAEQVLLFGPPKAARRAQVEDGHRIVLQLGDTLHDFHGAFAGAALEDQHRLTEDHADRFGQDWIVFPNAAHGTWMEAELRPWQRD; this is translated from the coding sequence ATGCAGCCCACCCACACGCCTCACGACCACGCCATCGCCGTCCGCTATCAGCAGGCCTCGGCCGAGGTGCGCGCCCTGCAGCGGCAATGCTATGCGCTGGCAACCCTGCGCCTGCGTGCCGCCGTTGACCAGGCAGGCGGCGGCGCCGGGCTGGCGGTCCTCAGCGACATCGACGAGACGATCCTGGACAACAGCGCCGTCATGGCGGCCGCGATGCACAACGAGGGGATGTTCCAGAACATCGACACCTGGCTGCTGTGGGAGCGCGAGGGCAACCCCCACCTGATCCCCGGCGCGGCCGAGTTCTTTGCGCTGGCCGACAGCCTGGGCGTCACGATCTTCTACGTCTCGGACCGATTCGAGGAGAACAAGCTGGCCACCATCGCGACCCTGTCGCGTCTCGGCCTGCCGCAGGTCTGCGCCGAACAGGTCCTGCTGTTCGGTCCGCCCAAGGCCGCCCGCCGCGCGCAGGTCGAGGACGGGCACCGTATCGTGCTGCAGCTGGGCGACACGCTGCACGATTTCCATGGCGCCTTCGCCGGGGCAGCGCTGGAGGATCAGCACCGCCTGACCGAAGACCACGCCGACCGCTTCGGCCAGGACTGGATCGTCTTTCCCAACGCCGCCCATGGCACCTGGATGGAGGCCGAGCTGCGCCCCTGGCAGCGCGACTAG
- a CDS encoding UdgX family uracil-DNA binding protein (This protein belongs to the uracil DNA glycosylase superfamily, members of which act in excision repair of DNA. However, it belongs more specifically to UdgX branch, whose founding member was found to bind uracil in DNA (where it does not belong), without cleaving it, appears to promote DNA repair by a pathway involving RecA, rather than base excision.), which yields MIRVTLPRFGRFDAWRQAARDLASARVPMEGVTWADPDTPPDLFGADPAPPPGDHPVIATQQFLQLARQVASHSDPERWSLLYGTLMRAQGDRRFLSNPADPMMDRLSRMAKSVRRDIHKMHAFVRFHELPSDGPRRAFGAWFEPEHPILEAGTPFFAKRFADMDWLIATPEGTARFDGDTIAYDDPAPRPDLPDDASHDLWQTYFANIFNPARIKTNAMRSEMPKKYWKNLPETRLIPDMLADAPRRVQAMRDAGATDAPAFAPKITARLRQQPDDSIPDTLEQAASQAARCTRCELCHAATQTVWGQGDPAARLMLVGEAPGDQEDLAGLPFVGPAGQLLHRTMAEAGLAPDRAWMTNAVKHFRFTPRGKRRLHQTPDRDHVDQCRWWLNLERRMVAPRLTVALGATAAFALTGNRKPLTPRRGLVEPARDGGPVLITWHPSLILRLPPDRAPAALAELRADLAQAVQMVA from the coding sequence ATGATCCGGGTCACGCTGCCGCGGTTCGGACGCTTTGACGCCTGGCGTCAGGCCGCCCGCGATCTGGCCAGCGCACGCGTCCCGATGGAGGGCGTGACCTGGGCCGACCCTGACACGCCCCCCGACCTGTTCGGCGCCGACCCGGCCCCGCCGCCGGGCGATCATCCGGTGATCGCCACGCAGCAGTTCCTGCAGCTGGCCCGTCAGGTCGCCAGCCATTCGGACCCGGAACGCTGGTCGCTGCTGTACGGGACACTGATGCGGGCGCAGGGCGATCGGCGCTTTCTGTCCAATCCCGCCGATCCAATGATGGACCGCCTGTCGCGCATGGCGAAATCGGTGCGCCGCGACATCCACAAAATGCACGCCTTTGTCCGGTTTCACGAACTGCCCTCGGACGGGCCGCGCCGGGCCTTTGGTGCGTGGTTCGAACCCGAACACCCGATCCTGGAGGCCGGGACGCCGTTCTTTGCCAAGCGGTTCGCCGACATGGACTGGCTGATCGCCACGCCCGAAGGCACTGCCCGGTTCGACGGCGACACCATCGCCTATGACGACCCGGCCCCGCGCCCCGATCTGCCCGACGATGCAAGCCATGACCTGTGGCAGACCTATTTTGCCAACATCTTCAACCCCGCGCGCATCAAGACCAATGCAATGCGGTCCGAGATGCCCAAGAAATACTGGAAGAACCTGCCCGAAACCCGGCTGATCCCCGACATGCTGGCCGATGCGCCGCGCCGGGTTCAGGCCATGCGCGACGCGGGTGCGACCGATGCGCCGGCCTTTGCGCCCAAGATCACCGCCCGCCTGCGCCAGCAGCCCGACGACAGCATCCCCGACACGCTGGAGCAGGCCGCGTCCCAGGCCGCCCGCTGCACCCGGTGCGAGCTGTGTCATGCGGCCACCCAGACCGTCTGGGGGCAGGGTGATCCTGCCGCCCGCCTGATGCTGGTGGGCGAAGCGCCGGGCGATCAGGAGGATCTGGCGGGCCTGCCCTTCGTGGGCCCCGCGGGCCAGCTTCTGCACCGGACCATGGCCGAGGCCGGGCTGGCCCCCGACCGCGCCTGGATGACCAATGCGGTCAAGCATTTCCGTTTCACCCCGCGCGGCAAGCGCCGCCTGCACCAGACGCCCGACCGCGACCATGTCGATCAGTGTCGTTGGTGGTTGAACCTGGAACGCCGCATGGTCGCGCCGCGCCTGACCGTGGCCCTGGGGGCGACGGCGGCCTTCGCGCTGACCGGCAACCGCAAGCCGCTGACGCCGCGCCGCGGTCTGGTCGAACCGGCGCGCGACGGCGGCCCCGTCCTGATCACCTGGCATCCCAGCCTGATCCTGCGCCTGCCGCCCGACCGCGCGCCTGCGGCCTTGGCCGAACTGCGCGCCGATCTGGCGCAGGCGGTGCAGATGGTGGCCTGA
- a CDS encoding putative DNA modification/repair radical SAM protein encodes MAQRTLQDKLAILSDAAKYDASCASSGTTRRDSRSGGIGSAGGTGICHAYTPDGRCISLLKILMTNFCIYDCAYCINRVSSNVERARFSPEEVVRLTLEFYRRNMIEGLFLSSGIIRSPDQTMGDMVRIARMLRIEHGFKGYIHLKTIPDASPDLVAQAGLFADRLSVNVELPQDASLRHLAPEKRPETIRATMADVRLGREAAKDRSHTGKRPPRFAPAGQSTQMIVGADQATDVDILNTSANLYSGYQLKRVYYSAFSPIPDASAMLPLIKPPLMREHRLYQADWLMRFYGFDATEIGSAHPSGNLDLAIDPKLAWALANRAQFPVDVARAPREMLLRVPGFGTKTVGRILTARRNGVLRYADLLRMGAIMSKAQPFVTLPDWTPGALTDSAGLRARFAPPPEQLSLFG; translated from the coding sequence ATGGCACAGCGCACCTTGCAGGACAAGCTGGCGATCCTGTCGGACGCCGCGAAATACGACGCCTCCTGTGCGTCCAGCGGAACGACGCGACGCGATTCGCGGTCGGGGGGCATCGGCTCGGCCGGGGGCACGGGGATCTGTCATGCCTATACGCCGGACGGGCGCTGCATCAGCCTGCTGAAGATCCTGATGACGAATTTCTGCATCTATGATTGCGCCTATTGCATCAACCGCGTCAGCAGCAATGTCGAACGTGCCCGGTTCTCTCCGGAGGAGGTGGTCCGGCTGACGCTGGAATTCTATCGCCGCAACATGATCGAGGGGCTGTTCCTGTCGTCGGGCATCATCCGCAGCCCGGACCAGACGATGGGCGACATGGTCCGCATCGCGCGCATGCTGCGGATCGAGCACGGGTTCAAGGGCTACATCCACCTCAAGACGATCCCCGACGCCTCGCCCGACCTGGTGGCGCAGGCAGGGCTGTTCGCGGACCGCCTGTCGGTGAATGTCGAACTGCCTCAGGATGCCAGCCTGCGCCACCTTGCCCCAGAAAAACGCCCCGAGACGATCCGCGCCACCATGGCCGACGTGCGCCTTGGCCGCGAGGCCGCCAAGGACCGAAGCCATACGGGCAAGCGCCCGCCGCGCTTCGCCCCCGCCGGGCAGTCCACGCAGATGATCGTCGGCGCGGATCAGGCCACCGACGTCGACATCCTGAACACGTCGGCCAATCTCTATTCGGGGTATCAGCTGAAGCGTGTCTATTACTCGGCCTTCAGCCCGATCCCCGACGCGTCCGCCATGCTGCCGCTGATCAAGCCGCCGCTGATGCGCGAACATCGCCTGTATCAGGCCGATTGGCTTATGCGATTTTACGGCTTTGACGCGACAGAGATCGGGTCGGCGCATCCGTCGGGCAACCTGGACCTGGCGATCGACCCCAAGCTGGCCTGGGCGCTGGCCAACCGGGCGCAGTTCCCCGTCGATGTCGCCCGCGCCCCGCGCGAGATGCTGCTGCGCGTGCCGGGCTTCGGCACCAAGACCGTGGGTCGCATCCTGACCGCGCGCCGGAACGGCGTGCTGCGATACGCGGACCTTTTGCGCATGGGCGCGATCATGTCCAAGGCCCAGCCCTTCGTCACGCTGCCCGACTGGACGCCGGGCGCACTGACCGACAGCGCCGGCCTGCGGGCGCGCTTTGCGCCGCCGCCCGAACAGCTGTCCCTGTTCGGATGA